From the genome of Eucalyptus grandis isolate ANBG69807.140 chromosome 2, ASM1654582v1, whole genome shotgun sequence, one region includes:
- the LOC104432339 gene encoding LOW QUALITY PROTEIN: transcription factor bHLH96 (The sequence of the model RefSeq protein was modified relative to this genomic sequence to represent the inferred CDS: inserted 1 base in 1 codon; deleted 1 base in 1 codon): MALEAVVFPDDPFNYYNCKEVQSLLGECWSFDFGDQEQCENSHFLSTLEIQTEDHECSGWNDQSNVSSKALIDRPKRCRYKRRKNKKEMESQRMAHIATERNRRKQMNEHLSVLRSLMPDSHVQKVDQASIIGGAINYVKELEQQLQQLGAHKEMEGQSSKCEDDISSXPFSEFFTCPQYSASPGQGNDSVPMNEWTSLTQSAIADIEVTMVETHANLKVRSKRRPKQLLRLVSGLQSVGLTVLHLNVTTAEPFVLYCLTLKVEDGCQMTSGDEIAAAANQILSSIQE, encoded by the exons atgGCACTTGAAGCTGTGGTCTTTCCAGATGACCcctttaattattataattgcaAAGAAGTCCAAAGCTTGTTGGGAGAGTGTTGGAGCTTTGACTTTGGTGATCAAGAGCAGTGTGAGAACAGCCATTTCCTTAGTACTCTGGAGATCCAAACAGAAGACCACGAATGTAGTGGGTGGAATGATCAGTCAAATGTATCATCAAAGGCTTTGATCGACCGGCCAAAGCGGTGTCGGTAcaagaggaggaagaac aaaaaagagatgGAGAGTCAGAGGATGGCTCACATTGCCACTGAGAGGAATAGAAGAAAGCAGATGAATGAGCACCTCTCTGTTTTGCGTTCTCTCATGCCTGACTCTCATGTCCAAAAG GTTGATCAAGCATCAATTATAGGCGGTGCCATCAATTACGTTAAAGAGCTAGAGCAACAATTGCAGCAGCTTGGTGCTCACAAAGAAATGGAAGGACAGAGTTCAAAATGTGAAGATGACATCTCCT CTCCTTTCTCTGAATTCTTCACCTGTCCACAGTACTCGGCAAGCCCGGGTCAAGGCAATGACTCAGTGCCCATGAACGAGTGGACGAGCCTCACTCAGTCTGCAATCGCTGACATTGAAGTGACCATGGTGGAGACCCATGCAAATCTCAAGGTAAGGTCAAAGAGAAGACCCAAGCAGCTGTTGAGGTTGGTTTCTGGGTTGCAGAGTGTGGGACTCACTGTGCTACACCTCAATGTCACCACCGCTGAACCCTTCGTTCTCTATTGTCTCACTCTCaag GTTGAAGATGGTTGCCAGATGACTTCAGGGGATGAAATTGCCGCAGCTGCGAATCAGATTCTAAGCAGCATTCAAGAGTGA
- the LOC104432340 gene encoding LOW QUALITY PROTEIN: branched-chain-amino-acid aminotransferase-like protein 2 (The sequence of the model RefSeq protein was modified relative to this genomic sequence to represent the inferred CDS: deleted 4 bases in 2 codons) — protein sequence MEPVVIHSWSAPRSLSTSLMYSFAQRDDMEVLDEPLYANFLRVTGADRPYREDLLSKMESDGNKVVKDIIYGPGSKRYRYCRYHIAKQRVPGIGNDLMKKGKHFILIRNPMDILPSFEKVVPPSFLELGLAELVSIYSELCELGNPPAIIDVADLQQDPEATLGRLCEELDIPFQAAMLKWEAGPKAIDGLWAPWWYKSVHKSTGFDPPKKYPLAIPDVLYYLLEQSLPFYNLLKCQVRRRSSQPTPELPVPANEKLLAWVGDEILPRDSAKVSVFDSVVQGGDSVWEGLEFYDGKIFKLEEHLDRLFDSAKALAFSNVPTPTREQVKDAIFKTLITNGMFDNAHIRLSLTRGKKVTSGMSPAFNLYGCTLIVLPEWKPPVYDNTHGITLVTATTRRNSPNNLDSKIHHNNLLNNILAKVEGNNANADDAIMLDKDGYVSETNATNIFLVKKGRVLTPHADYCLPGITRATVMDLVIKENLILEERRISLSEFHTADEVWTTGTMGELSPVVKIDGRIIGDGKVGPVTRRLQGAYKNLTGESGVPIPTSNEL from the exons ATGGAGCCCGTGGTGATCCATTCGTGGTCTGCTCCCAGGTCGCTCAGCACCAGCCTCATGTACTCCTTCGCTCAG AGGGATGACATGGAAGTGCTTGATGAACCTCTTTATGCAAATTTCCTTCGGGTGACAGGTGCAGATAGGCCTTACCGGGAGGATCTTCTGTCCAAAATG GAGTCTGATGGCAACAAAGTTGTAAAAGATATCATATATGGTCCTGGGAGCAAGAGATACCGTTACTGTAGGTAT CATATTGCAAAGCAACGGGTGCCTGGTATTGGAAATGATCTGATGAAGAAAGGAAAGCATTTCATATTGATTCGCAATCCGATGGATATATTG CCATCCTTTGAAAAGGTCGTCCCTCCATCATTTCTCGAGTTAGGCCTGGCAGAGTTAGTCTCCATATACAGTGAGCTCTGCGAGTTGGGGAATCCCCCAGCAATTATTGATGTAGCAGATCTGCAACAGGATCCTGAG GCTACTTTGGGTAGACTTTGTGAAGAACTAGATATTCCTTTTCAGGCTGCTATGCTCAA ATGGGAAGCTGGTCCAAAGGCTATAGATGGCTTATGGGCTCCATGGTGGTAC AAAAGTGTACACAAGTCTACAGGCTTTGATCCACCTAAAAAGTATCCCCTCG CAATTCCCGATGTCCTCTATTACTTGCTGGAGCAAAGTTTACCATTTTACAACCTGCTCAAATGCCAAGTGAGGCGAAGATCATCACAGCCCACCCCTGAGCTTCCAGTACCAGCCAATGAAAAGCTACTTGCTTGGGTTGGTGATGAGATCCTCCCCCGTGACAGCGCAAAG GTTTCTGTCTTTGATTCAGTAGTCCAAGGAGGTGATTCAGTGTGGGAAGGTCTT GAGTTTTACGATGGGAAGATTTTTAAACTTGAAGAACACTTGGATAG GTTGTTTGACTCAGCCAAAGCTCTGGCTTTTAGCAATGTTCCGACTCCGACACGTGAACAG GTTAAGGATGCGATCTTCAAGACTCTTATCACGAACGGGATGTTTGATAATGCACACATTCGTTTGTCTCTAACGCGTGGCAAGAag GTTACTTCTGGCATGAGTCCTGCATTCAATCTTTATGGTTGTACGTTAATAG TGCTCCCTGAATGGAAACCCCCTGTATATGATAATACACATGGAATTACTCTGGTAACAGCCACAACACGACGCAACTCGCCTAAT AACTTGGATTCCAAGATTCACCACAACAATCTTCTGAATAACATACTTGCAAAG GTAGAAGGAAACAATGCAAATGCAGATGACGCAATCATGCTCGACAAGGATGGTTATGTGTCAGAAACCAATGCTACTAACATT TTTTTGGTGAAGAAAGGACGTGTTTTGACGCCTCATGCTGATTATTGCCTTCCTGGCATTACTCGAGCAACT GTCATGGACCTAGTTATTAAGGAGAATCTGATCTTAGAGGAACGGAGAATTAGCTTATCAGAATTCCACACAGCTGATGAG GTATGGACAACGGGAACCATGGGAGAACTTAGTCCA GTTGTCAAGATTGATGGACGGATAATTGGGGATGGAAAAGTAGGTCCAGTGACTCGAAGATTACAGGGTGCGTACAAAAATCTGACAGGAGAATCTGGAGTGCCTATACCAACTTCCAACGAGTTGTAA